One window of the Synergistaceae bacterium genome contains the following:
- the larB gene encoding nickel pincer cofactor biosynthesis protein LarB → MLKTKPFEDIGFAKVDLHRKLRQGASEVIYGAGKTPEQIAAIINVMSANNQKAILITRLSQESADELKQMGCEIEYHADAKAGIYGKIPEVTSKNFIIVATGGTSDIPVAEEAALTAEVLGNRVSRLYDVGVAGLHRVLSHIDEIMSASVIIAVAGMEGALASVLGGLADCPVIAVPTSVGYGASFGGVSALLAMLNSCASGVSVVNIDNGFGAGYFAGMINKIRTEGEFTS, encoded by the coding sequence ATGCTCAAGACAAAACCGTTTGAGGACATCGGATTTGCAAAAGTCGACCTGCACAGAAAATTACGTCAGGGAGCTTCAGAAGTTATTTACGGCGCAGGAAAAACTCCCGAACAAATCGCAGCAATTATTAACGTCATGAGCGCAAATAATCAGAAGGCTATACTAATCACCCGCTTATCACAAGAGTCAGCAGATGAATTAAAGCAAATGGGCTGTGAAATCGAATATCATGCAGACGCTAAAGCAGGAATTTACGGCAAAATCCCCGAAGTTACCAGCAAAAATTTTATAATCGTCGCAACTGGCGGAACAAGTGATATTCCCGTCGCAGAAGAAGCCGCACTCACAGCAGAAGTACTCGGAAACCGCGTATCACGACTCTATGACGTTGGAGTCGCTGGTTTACATCGCGTTTTATCTCACATTGACGAAATTATGAGCGCAAGTGTAATAATCGCCGTCGCAGGCATGGAAGGAGCTTTAGCAAGTGTTCTCGGAGGTCTCGCAGATTGTCCCGTTATTGCAGTTCCAACAAGTGTGGGCTATGGCGCGTCATTTGGCGGAGTCTCTGCTTTGCTTGCTATGTTAAATTCTTGCGCGTCGGGCGTTTCTGTAGTAAATATAGATAACGGATTCGGAGCAGGTTATTTCGCCGGAATGATAAATAAAATCAGAACAGAAGGAGAATTTACGTCATGA